Proteins found in one Oncorhynchus mykiss isolate Arlee chromosome 17, USDA_OmykA_1.1, whole genome shotgun sequence genomic segment:
- the LOC110504500 gene encoding histamine H1 receptor-like → MESIQSPDIPMDRYFNSTWRHPYGQETVPSPFNSTWRHPYGQETVPSPFNSTFRLQHHSSFHNTLLGVSLGFLSLLTVIMNILVLYAVKKERTLHTVGNLYIVSLSVADLIVGATVMPLNLVYLLEDEWRLGRVVCQFWLIMDYVASTASIFSLFILCLDRYRSVHEPLRYLKYRTRGRASVMISGAWLMSMTWIIPILGWRSFVQVDLKPEMENKCDTDFRFVTWFKVLTSVFNFYLPSLLMLWFYSRIYMAVRQNFRERERIINPTDSVVENRIGHKVQTGNSHCESKKERNSDFDQYTLDQPNDSTDTVETNAPREPKSEKDSHSSHSVLRMTKRLRTTVKDKRKSGSSSFQQKNSDSETPLNLSSLPLGFTNYDDDNVQKLYVSVNDCKVAVPSNSVAGVCEITQISDMQRYTTMFYNNEFTQSVNLSPSPCPHNSPQSPPAQEHSEPDDGTNPDAVANALTLKQTWQKFCAQSRQRIQSLQVHKEHKAAKQLGCIIAGFMMCWIPYFIVFMVMAFCQTCVHHNLHMFTIWLGYINSTLNPFIYPLCNENFKRVFKTILHINL, encoded by the exons ATGGAGTCTATTCAGTCACCTGACATCCCCATGGACAG GTACTTCAACAGCACCTGGAGACACCCGTATGGCCAGGAGACTGTCCCGTCACCTTTCAACAGCACCTGGAGACACCCATATGGCCAGGAGACTGTCCCGTCACCTTTCAACAGCACCTTCCGCCTCCAGCACCACAGCAGCTTCCACAATACCCTACTAg GTGTCTCCCTGGGCTTCCTGTCATTGCTCACCGTCATCATGAACATCCTGGTACTCTACGCTGTGAAGAAAGAGCGGACCCTCCACACGGTGGGCAACCTCTACATCGTCAGCCTCTCCGTGGCGGATCTCATCGTCGGGGCCACCGTCATGCCCCTCAACCTGGTGTATCTGCTGGAGGACGAGTGGAGGCTGGGGAGGGTCGTCTGTCAGTTCTGGCTCATCATGGATTACGTAGCCAGCACAGCCTCCATCTTTAGTCTGTTTATACTATGTCTGGATCGGTATCGGTCCGTTCACGAGCCGCTGAGGTACCTGAAGTACCGGACCAGAGGGAGAGCTAGCGTTATGATCTCAGGGGCCTGGCTAATGTCCATGACGTGGATTATTCCTATTCTAGGGTGGAGGTCGTTCGTTCAGGTCGACCTCAAACCGGAGATGGAGAATAAGTGTGACACTGATTTCCGGTTTGTTACGTGGTTTAAGGTTTTAACTTCAGTGTTTAACTTCTACCTTCCGTCTCTGTTGATGCTGTGGTTCTACTCGCGCATCTACATGGCTGTGAGACAGAacttcagagagagggagaggattatCAATCCCACAGATTCCGTGGTGGAAAACAGGATCGGACACAAAGTCCAAACAGGAAATAGCCACTGCGAGTctaagaaagaaagaaactcaGACTTTGATCAGTACACGTTAGACCAGCCGAACGACTCCACAGATACAGTTGAAACCAACGCGCCCAGGGAACCCAAGTCTGAGAAAGACTCTCACTCCAGTCATTCAGTGCTCAGAATGACAAAACGTCTGAGGACGACTGTAAAGGACAAAAGAAAGAGCGGCTCTTCGTCTTTCCAGCAGAAGAATTCGGACTCGGAGACCCCTTTAAACCTGTCCTCTTTACCTCTTGGCTTCACGAACTACGACGACGACAATGTTCAGAAACTCTACGTATCCGTGAACGACTGCAAGGTAGCCGTGCCGTCAAACTCTGTGGCTGGTGTCTGCGAGATAACCCAGATATCTGACATGCAGAGATACACCACCATGTTCTACAACAACGAGTTCACCCAGTCTGTGAATTTATCCCCGTCACCATGTCCCCATAATTCACCCCAGTCCCCCCCGGCCCAGGAGCACTCAGAGCCTGACGATGGTACTAACCCGGACGCTGTAGCCAACGCTTTGACTCTAAAGCAGACCTGGCAGAAGTTCTGTGCCCAGTCCAGACAGCGTATCCAGAGCCTTCAGGTCCATAAGGAGCACAAAGCGGCCAAGCAGCTGGGCTGTATTATAGCTGGGTTCATGATGTGCTGGATCCCATACTTCATAGTCTTTATGGTCATGGCTTTCTGCCAAACCTGTGTACATCACAACCTACATATGTTCACGATATGGCTTGGGTATATTAACTCTACCTTGAACCCGTTCATATACCCCCTCTGCAATGAGAATTTCAAACGGGTGTTTAAAACTATCCTACACATTAATTTGTGA